Proteins found in one Acidobacteriota bacterium genomic segment:
- a CDS encoding phage tail protein: MAQPYVGEIRMFAGNFAPAGWMFCEGQLLPISEYETLFNLIGTTYGGDGQSTFALPDLRGRVPLHFGNGFVLAETGGVEEVTLTVSQIPAHSHPFLVSTVGGTQTSPVGNVLAASFAVTPYINDVPGGNMSLSAVGAVGGSQPHNNFQPYLCVDFIISLFGIFPSQT, encoded by the coding sequence ATGGCACAACCCTACGTCGGCGAGATCCGGATGTTCGCAGGCAACTTCGCGCCCGCGGGCTGGATGTTCTGCGAAGGCCAGCTCCTGCCGATCTCCGAGTACGAAACGCTCTTCAACCTCATCGGGACGACGTACGGCGGGGACGGGCAGAGCACATTCGCCCTTCCCGACCTGCGCGGGCGGGTCCCGCTGCACTTCGGGAACGGCTTCGTTCTCGCGGAGACAGGAGGGGTGGAAGAAGTCACGCTGACCGTCAGCCAGATCCCGGCGCATTCGCACCCGTTCCTGGTGTCCACCGTGGGGGGAACGCAGACGAGCCCCGTGGGGAACGTCCTCGCCGCGTCGTTCGCGGTGACGCCCTACATCAACGACGTCCCGGGCGGAAACATGAGCCTTAGCGCGGTCGGCGCGGTCGGCGGCAGCCAGCCGCACAACAACTTCCAGCCGTACCTCTGCGTCGATTTCATCATTTCCCTGTTCGGGATCTTCCCGAGCCAGACCTGA
- a CDS encoding GNAT family N-acetyltransferase: protein MTNAVALRPIRPEDRDLLCRIYGSTRTEELAPVPWTDEQKDAFIRQQFDAQAAYWDEQYPDAERSIVEVDGTPAGRLYVQRWPKEVRLVDIALLPDFRKRGVGTELIRRLFSEAAAAGKPVTIHVEIFNPARALYERLGFAPKGEQGMYVLMEWKPEAVGAGVS from the coding sequence GTGACGAACGCCGTTGCGCTCCGCCCGATCCGCCCGGAGGACCGCGACCTCCTCTGCCGGATCTACGGCTCGACGCGCACCGAGGAGCTCGCGCCCGTCCCGTGGACGGACGAGCAGAAGGACGCCTTCATCCGCCAGCAGTTCGACGCACAGGCGGCGTACTGGGACGAGCAGTATCCGGATGCCGAGAGGTCGATCGTCGAAGTGGACGGCACTCCCGCCGGCCGCCTCTACGTCCAGAGATGGCCGAAGGAGGTCCGGCTCGTCGACATCGCGCTCCTGCCGGACTTCCGGAAGCGCGGCGTGGGTACCGAGCTCATTCGGCGGCTCTTCTCCGAGGCCGCCGCGGCCGGCAAACCCGTCACGATCCACGTCGAAATCTTCAACCCCGCGCGCGCCCTCTACGAGCGCCTCGGCTTCGCGCCGAAGGGCGAGCAGGGAATGTACGTCCTGATGGAATGGAAGCCCGAGGCCGTCGGGGCCGGTGTCAGTTGA
- a CDS encoding HAD hydrolase family protein, with protein MPAAPIVPDDLRTKLSRIRGLILDVDGVLTDGSMTFDEDGRETKSFDVKDGLGLVLLRDLGYRIGIISSRTSKVVSRRCADLKIPEEFVLQGERDKAAAFDLLAKRWDLESWEIAAVGDDLPDLGMLRRAGVGAAPSDAIPLVRDAAALRLARPGGAGAVREMCDLLIEVRRGARGDKPTAVEPEKAAEDGDVIPFPFGRN; from the coding sequence ATGCCCGCGGCGCCGATCGTTCCCGACGACCTCCGGACCAAGCTCTCGCGCATCCGGGGGCTCATCCTCGACGTCGACGGCGTCCTGACGGACGGCTCGATGACGTTCGACGAGGACGGCCGCGAGACGAAATCGTTCGACGTGAAGGACGGGCTCGGCCTGGTGTTGCTCCGGGACCTCGGTTATCGCATCGGCATCATTTCGTCCCGGACGTCGAAGGTCGTCTCGCGCCGCTGCGCGGACCTGAAGATTCCCGAGGAATTCGTCCTCCAGGGCGAGCGCGACAAGGCGGCCGCGTTCGACCTCCTCGCGAAGCGCTGGGACCTCGAATCGTGGGAGATCGCGGCGGTCGGGGACGACCTGCCCGACCTCGGGATGCTCCGCCGCGCGGGCGTGGGCGCCGCGCCGTCCGACGCGATCCCGCTCGTGCGCGACGCCGCCGCCCTGCGCCTCGCGCGGCCCGGCGGGGCCGGGGCCGTGCGCGAGATGTGCGACCTCCTGATCGAGGTCCGCCGGGGGGCCCGCGGCGACAAGCCGACCGCCGTGGAGCCCGAGAAGGCCGCGGAGGACGGCGACGTCATCCCGTTCCCTTTCGGGCGGAACTGA
- a CDS encoding phage tail protein encodes MDPFVAEIRIFPFNFAPKGWAFCDGQILPLSQNTALFSLLGTTYGGNGQSNFALPNMQGNAPMHPGQGPGLSLHDLGETGGTETVSLLESEIPQHAHQLRADIADPGDTNVPGPAASLAISTGGTLYQAAQSGQMAFETLAPAGGDQPHNNMQPYLTLNFCIALQGVYPPRT; translated from the coding sequence ATGGATCCCTTCGTCGCCGAGATCCGCATCTTCCCGTTCAACTTTGCCCCGAAGGGCTGGGCGTTCTGCGACGGGCAGATCCTGCCGCTGTCGCAGAACACGGCGCTGTTCTCGCTGCTCGGCACGACGTACGGCGGAAACGGACAGTCCAACTTCGCCCTCCCGAACATGCAGGGGAACGCCCCCATGCACCCGGGACAGGGCCCGGGACTGTCTCTGCATGACCTCGGCGAGACCGGAGGCACGGAGACCGTCTCCCTCCTCGAGTCCGAGATCCCGCAGCACGCGCATCAGCTACGGGCTGACATCGCCGACCCCGGGGACACGAACGTGCCGGGACCGGCGGCGTCGCTCGCGATTTCCACGGGCGGGACCCTCTACCAGGCCGCGCAGTCCGGCCAGATGGCGTTCGAGACCCTCGCGCCCGCGGGCGGCGACCAGCCGCACAACAACATGCAGCCGTACCTCACGCTGAACTTCTGCATCGCCCTGCAGGGCGTTTACCCGCCGCGGACCTAG
- a CDS encoding KpsF/GutQ family sugar-phosphate isomerase, with the protein MKSTAGRVVVTGIGKSGIVGQKIAATLASTGTAAFYLHPSEAIHGDLGMILGGDVVLALSHSGETEEVVALIPHVKRRGATLVAMTGRKDSTLGKGADVVVSITIREEACPLNLAPTASTTAQLVMGDALAMALSVEKGFQPEDFAALHPGGKLGKRFLKVEGLMHTGPDVPLVASTAPMKDVVYEMSRKRFGITGVTDGGKLVGAVSDGDLRRLLEKDGPKIMNDTAADAMGRSPKTIAKDAWATEALRIMEERKITSLFVVAPDGRPEGILHLHDLWGVESI; encoded by the coding sequence ATGAAGTCCACGGCCGGACGCGTCGTCGTGACGGGCATCGGCAAGAGCGGCATCGTCGGCCAGAAGATCGCCGCGACGCTCGCGTCGACCGGCACCGCCGCCTTCTACCTTCACCCGTCCGAAGCGATCCACGGCGACCTCGGGATGATCCTCGGGGGCGACGTCGTCCTTGCGCTCTCGCACTCCGGCGAAACGGAAGAGGTCGTCGCGCTCATCCCGCACGTGAAACGCCGCGGCGCGACGCTCGTCGCGATGACGGGCCGGAAGGACTCGACCCTCGGCAAGGGCGCGGACGTCGTCGTCTCGATCACGATCCGGGAAGAAGCCTGTCCGCTGAACCTCGCGCCGACCGCCTCCACGACGGCGCAGCTCGTGATGGGCGACGCGCTCGCGATGGCGCTGTCCGTCGAGAAGGGCTTCCAGCCCGAGGACTTCGCCGCGCTCCACCCCGGCGGCAAGCTCGGAAAGCGCTTCCTGAAGGTCGAAGGCCTCATGCACACCGGCCCGGACGTCCCGCTCGTCGCCTCCACGGCGCCCATGAAGGACGTCGTCTACGAGATGTCCCGCAAGCGCTTCGGCATCACGGGCGTCACGGACGGCGGGAAGCTCGTCGGCGCGGTGTCGGACGGCGACCTCCGCCGCCTCCTCGAGAAGGACGGCCCGAAGATCATGAACGACACGGCCGCCGACGCGATGGGCCGGAGTCCGAAGACGATCGCGAAGGACGCCTGGGCCACCGAGGCGCTGCGGATCATGGAGGAACGGAAGATCACGTCCCTCTTCGTCGTCGCGCCGGACGGCCGCCCCGAGGGCATCCTGCACCTCCACGACCTCTGGGGCGTCGAGTCGATTTAG
- a CDS encoding ABC transporter ATP-binding protein, with protein sequence MSGEANSPSKKSPVPVVEVRSLLVRYGGNPSPTLEEVSFSVPRGSVYALLGRNGAGKSTLVRCLLGQQKPTAGGCFLFGEDVWKHRASLMARVGVVPEDPDAPPSMTARQLSAFCAKLYPTWDAPSVEARLARFGVPAGTPYGSLSKGQRALVALALALASSPELLVLDDPTLGLDAVARRAFFEELVGELADRGTTVLLTSHDLAGVESMATRVGFLKEGRLVLDEDLETLKGRFRRLRYANEQTEERAEYGQELAAFDAVRVKVRGWGVEAVVSNYGDESFARFAALEGVVDAESSSLSLEEIFIAVAGETPAGRNA encoded by the coding sequence ATGAGCGGCGAGGCGAATTCACCTTCGAAGAAATCCCCCGTGCCCGTGGTCGAGGTTCGAAGCCTCCTCGTCCGCTACGGCGGTAACCCTTCTCCCACACTCGAAGAAGTCTCCTTCTCCGTCCCCCGGGGTTCCGTCTACGCGCTCCTCGGGCGGAACGGCGCCGGGAAGTCGACGCTCGTCCGCTGTCTCCTCGGCCAGCAGAAACCGACCGCGGGAGGGTGCTTTCTCTTCGGCGAAGACGTCTGGAAGCACCGCGCTTCGCTCATGGCGAGGGTCGGCGTCGTGCCCGAAGACCCCGACGCGCCGCCGTCCATGACGGCGCGGCAGCTCTCGGCCTTCTGCGCGAAGCTCTACCCCACCTGGGACGCGCCGTCCGTCGAGGCGCGCCTCGCGCGCTTCGGCGTGCCGGCCGGCACGCCCTACGGCAGCCTCTCGAAGGGCCAGCGGGCGCTCGTGGCGCTCGCGCTCGCCCTCGCGTCCTCTCCCGAGCTCCTCGTCCTCGACGACCCGACGCTGGGCCTCGACGCGGTCGCGCGGCGCGCGTTTTTCGAGGAGCTCGTTGGCGAGCTCGCCGACCGCGGGACGACGGTGCTCCTCACGTCGCACGATCTCGCGGGCGTCGAGAGCATGGCGACACGCGTCGGGTTCCTGAAGGAGGGCCGGCTCGTCCTCGACGAGGACCTCGAGACGTTGAAGGGCCGTTTCCGGCGCCTGCGCTACGCGAACGAGCAGACGGAGGAACGGGCCGAGTACGGGCAGGAGCTCGCCGCGTTCGACGCCGTCCGCGTGAAGGTGCGCGGGTGGGGCGTGGAGGCAGTCGTTTCGAACTACGGAGACGAGTCTTTCGCACGCTTCGCCGCGCTCGAAGGCGTCGTGGACGCAGAGTCGTCGTCCCTGTCGCTCGAGGAGATCTTCATCGCGGTCGCGGGCGAGACCCCGGCCGGGAGGAACGCATGA
- the kdsA gene encoding 3-deoxy-8-phosphooctulonate synthase, which translates to MKVFASITPHLSVGDRCRPVFFAGPCVLESRAHALKMAKAIKQVFADCGAADRLVFKSSFDKANRSAGASFRGPGIEKGLSILSEVKDKTDLPILTDVHEPEQCAIAAEVADVLQIPAFLCRQTDLIEAAAATKKAVNVKKGQFLAPDDCKQIVDKCRAKGNTNVTLTERGTTFGYHNLVVDFRGLPMMRALGVPVIYDATHSLQLPGGLGTETGGSREYAPALARAAAAVGVDGYFFEVHDDPAHAKSDRATQLPLSALPQFLSAILSFDQLRRETIP; encoded by the coding sequence GTGAAGGTCTTCGCCTCCATCACGCCCCACCTCTCCGTCGGCGACCGCTGCCGCCCCGTGTTCTTCGCCGGGCCGTGCGTCCTCGAGTCGCGCGCCCACGCCCTGAAGATGGCGAAGGCCATCAAGCAGGTCTTCGCCGACTGCGGCGCCGCCGACCGCCTCGTCTTCAAGTCCTCGTTCGACAAGGCGAACCGCAGCGCGGGAGCGAGCTTCCGCGGCCCGGGCATCGAGAAGGGCCTGTCGATCCTCTCGGAAGTGAAAGACAAGACCGACCTGCCGATCCTCACGGACGTGCACGAGCCCGAGCAGTGCGCCATCGCGGCCGAGGTCGCGGACGTCCTCCAGATCCCGGCCTTCCTGTGCCGCCAGACGGACCTCATCGAGGCCGCGGCCGCGACGAAGAAGGCCGTGAACGTGAAGAAGGGCCAGTTCCTCGCGCCGGACGACTGCAAGCAGATCGTCGACAAGTGCCGCGCGAAGGGGAACACGAACGTGACGCTGACCGAGCGCGGGACGACGTTCGGGTACCACAACCTCGTCGTCGACTTCCGCGGCCTCCCGATGATGCGGGCGCTCGGCGTTCCCGTCATCTACGACGCGACGCACTCCCTCCAGCTCCCCGGCGGCCTCGGGACGGAGACGGGAGGCTCGCGCGAGTACGCCCCCGCCCTCGCCCGCGCCGCGGCAGCCGTCGGAGTGGACGGCTACTTCTTCGAGGTCCACGACGACCCGGCGCACGCGAAGTCCGACCGGGCCACGCAGCTCCCGCTCTCGGCGCTGCCGCAGTTCCTGTCGGCGATCCTGAGCTTCGACCAGCTCCGGCGGGAAACCATCCCCTGA
- the nrdR gene encoding transcriptional repressor NrdR, producing MRCPYCGEGDDRVVDSRESREGAVIRRRRECNACQRRFTSYETVEEIPLLVVKKDGRREPYDRNKLLRGLMKACEKRPVETTTLEGICDAMEGELSAREPREMSTVEMGTRIMEKLKDLDKVAYVRFASVYLRFEDLGDFVDELKALLGRAPGGKK from the coding sequence ATGCGCTGTCCGTACTGCGGGGAGGGCGACGACCGCGTCGTCGATTCGCGCGAAAGCCGCGAGGGCGCCGTCATCCGGCGCCGGCGCGAGTGCAACGCCTGCCAGAGGCGCTTCACGTCCTACGAGACGGTCGAGGAGATCCCTCTCCTCGTCGTGAAGAAGGACGGGCGGCGCGAGCCCTACGACCGCAACAAGCTCCTGCGCGGCCTCATGAAGGCCTGCGAGAAACGGCCCGTCGAGACGACCACCCTCGAGGGAATCTGCGACGCGATGGAAGGCGAGCTCTCGGCCCGCGAGCCGCGCGAGATGTCGACCGTCGAGATGGGCACGCGCATCATGGAAAAGCTCAAGGACCTCGACAAGGTCGCCTACGTCCGGTTCGCGTCGGTCTACCTGCGCTTCGAGGACCTCGGCGACTTCGTGGACGAGCTCAAGGCGCTCCTCGGACGCGCCCCGGGAGGGAAGAAATGA
- a CDS encoding Hsp20/alpha crystallin family protein, whose amino-acid sequence MKKREIPVGFFVRTSHEPPERPALVPPVDVVDHGPLWRLTFEIPGTNPEEISVDIRGRVLTLRGTRKATDRESGVFLRVERAAGAFERVLELPEDPDPEGSRATYADGLLMLDIPKRSGGKGRSIPIVKGKKS is encoded by the coding sequence ATGAAGAAGCGCGAGATTCCCGTCGGCTTCTTCGTCCGCACCTCCCACGAGCCGCCCGAGCGGCCCGCCCTCGTCCCGCCGGTCGACGTCGTGGATCACGGCCCGCTCTGGCGCCTCACGTTCGAAATTCCCGGCACGAACCCCGAGGAGATCTCGGTGGACATCCGCGGGCGGGTCCTCACGCTCCGCGGGACGCGCAAGGCGACGGACCGCGAGTCCGGCGTCTTCCTGCGCGTCGAGCGCGCCGCGGGCGCGTTCGAGCGCGTGCTCGAGCTGCCCGAAGACCCCGATCCCGAAGGCTCCCGCGCCACGTACGCCGACGGCCTCCTCATGCTCGACATTCCGAAACGCTCGGGCGGCAAGGGCCGGTCGATTCCCATCGTGAAAGGCAAGAAGAGCTGA
- a CDS encoding DEAD/DEAH box helicase — translation MKKTPPDSSFAGLGLDARLVRVLAALGYEEPTPIQSESIPPMLDGHDVLAQAATGTGKTAAFALPILHHIGAVEKRGTAPMALVLVPTRELAMQLAEAFHRYGREIGVRVLPVYGGASMVTQLNALKRGVDVVVATPGRALDHVNRKSLALDGLKALVLDEADEMLDMGFAEDLDAILAATPKTRQTALFSATLPARIGAIAAKHLKDPVRIAIAKETAAPGKLPKVRQTAYVVARGHKRAALGRILDLESPAAALVFCRTRLEVDDLTESLKGRGMRVEALHGGISQEGRDRVMKKLRTGALELVVATDVAARGLDISHLSHVVNYDVPSSPEVYVHRIGRTGRAGREGVAITLAEPREHWQLKNIERLTKQRIEVANVPTVADLRAKRLELTRASLEEAIVEGGLEHYRVVVESLAEDHDPMDIAAAAVRLIERASGAPGEDEPEIPAVAAPPPPRRAAPAAGAGPARYKFGGRDSGTSARIFVGAGRAAGMRPADLVGAIANEAKANPRDIGAIQIADRFSLVEVPEAIAESVIRALRNATIRGQKVVVRRDRDKA, via the coding sequence ATGAAGAAGACGCCCCCCGACTCCTCCTTTGCCGGCCTCGGCCTCGACGCGCGGCTCGTCCGGGTGCTCGCCGCCCTGGGGTACGAGGAGCCCACACCCATCCAGAGTGAGTCGATCCCGCCCATGCTCGATGGCCACGACGTGCTCGCCCAGGCGGCCACGGGCACGGGCAAGACGGCCGCGTTCGCGCTGCCGATCCTCCACCACATCGGCGCCGTCGAGAAGCGTGGGACTGCCCCCATGGCCCTCGTCCTCGTCCCGACGCGCGAGCTCGCGATGCAGCTCGCCGAGGCGTTCCACCGGTACGGCCGCGAGATCGGCGTCCGCGTCCTGCCCGTCTACGGCGGCGCGTCGATGGTGACGCAGCTCAATGCCTTGAAGCGCGGCGTCGACGTCGTCGTCGCGACGCCCGGCCGCGCGCTCGACCACGTGAACCGCAAGTCGCTCGCCCTCGACGGCCTGAAGGCGCTCGTCCTCGACGAGGCGGACGAGATGCTCGACATGGGTTTCGCCGAGGACCTCGACGCGATCCTCGCGGCGACGCCGAAGACGCGCCAGACGGCGCTCTTCTCGGCCACGCTCCCGGCCCGCATCGGGGCCATCGCCGCGAAGCACCTCAAGGATCCCGTGCGGATCGCGATCGCGAAGGAGACCGCAGCGCCCGGCAAGCTGCCGAAAGTGCGCCAGACGGCGTACGTCGTCGCGCGCGGCCACAAGCGCGCGGCGCTCGGCCGCATCCTCGACCTCGAGAGCCCGGCGGCGGCCCTCGTCTTTTGTCGGACGCGCCTCGAGGTCGACGACCTCACGGAGAGCCTGAAGGGGCGCGGGATGCGCGTCGAGGCGCTCCACGGCGGCATCTCGCAGGAGGGGCGCGACCGCGTGATGAAGAAACTCCGCACGGGCGCCCTCGAGCTCGTCGTGGCGACGGACGTGGCGGCGCGCGGCCTCGACATCTCGCACCTCTCGCACGTGGTGAACTACGACGTGCCGTCCTCGCCCGAGGTCTACGTCCACCGCATCGGCCGGACGGGGCGCGCGGGCCGCGAGGGGGTCGCGATCACGCTCGCCGAGCCGCGCGAGCACTGGCAGCTCAAGAACATCGAGCGCCTCACGAAGCAGCGGATCGAGGTCGCGAACGTCCCGACGGTCGCCGACCTGCGCGCCAAGCGCCTCGAGCTGACCCGCGCCTCGCTAGAGGAGGCGATCGTCGAGGGCGGCCTCGAGCACTACCGCGTCGTCGTCGAGTCCCTTGCCGAGGATCACGACCCGATGGACATCGCCGCGGCCGCCGTCCGTCTCATCGAGCGTGCCTCCGGGGCGCCGGGGGAGGACGAGCCCGAGATCCCGGCCGTGGCCGCCCCGCCGCCCCCGCGCCGCGCGGCTCCCGCCGCCGGAGCCGGGCCCGCGCGCTACAAGTTCGGGGGGCGCGACTCCGGGACTTCCGCGCGGATCTTCGTGGGCGCGGGACGCGCGGCCGGGATGCGGCCGGCGGACCTCGTCGGCGCGATCGCGAACGAAGCGAAGGCCAACCCCCGCGACATCGGCGCGATCCAGATCGCCGACCGGTTCTCCCTCGTCGAAGTTCCCGAGGCCATCGCGGAGTCGGTGATCCGGGCTCTCCGGAATGCGACGATCCGGGGCCAGAAGGTCGTCGTGCGGCGCGACCGCGACAAGGCCTGA
- a CDS encoding asparaginase, which translates to MSIRILVTGGTFDKEYDELTGRLFFKETHIHEMLRLGRCREPVTVETVMMVDSLDMTDDCRARIADACRRASEDRIVITHGTDTMVETAAVLAKEQAAKTIVLTGAMVPWAFGSSDGLFNLGSAISFVQILPPGIYVAMNGRYFDWHDVRKDRAAGTFETVK; encoded by the coding sequence ATGTCCATCCGCATCCTCGTCACGGGCGGGACGTTCGACAAGGAATACGACGAGCTCACGGGCCGGCTCTTCTTCAAGGAGACGCACATCCACGAGATGCTGCGCCTCGGCCGCTGCCGCGAGCCCGTGACGGTCGAGACCGTGATGATGGTCGACAGCCTCGACATGACGGACGATTGCCGCGCGCGGATCGCGGACGCCTGCCGGCGCGCGTCGGAAGACCGCATCGTGATCACGCACGGCACGGACACGATGGTCGAGACGGCCGCCGTCCTCGCGAAGGAGCAGGCCGCCAAGACGATCGTCCTGACGGGTGCGATGGTGCCCTGGGCGTTCGGAAGCTCGGACGGGCTCTTCAACCTCGGGAGCGCGATCTCGTTCGTCCAGATTCTGCCTCCGGGCATCTACGTCGCGATGAACGGCCGCTACTTCGACTGGCACGACGTGCGGAAGGACCGCGCGGCCGGGACGTTCGAGACCGTGAAGTGA
- a CDS encoding phage tail protein gives MAEPFLAEIRIMSFNFPPKGWALCNGQLLPINQNQALFSLLGTTYGGDGRVNFGLPNLQGRAPIHMGNGHTLGERGGEQAHTLSISEIPTHVHMVNAAKAATGGSANPANQFLGGANNAYHAPASLATLTPQTLTNVGGSQAHLNMQPFLTLNFSIALQGIFPSQT, from the coding sequence ATGGCTGAGCCCTTCCTCGCCGAGATCCGGATCATGAGCTTCAACTTCCCGCCCAAGGGCTGGGCGCTGTGCAACGGCCAGCTCCTTCCGATCAACCAGAACCAGGCCCTGTTCTCGCTCCTGGGCACGACCTATGGGGGTGACGGCCGCGTGAATTTCGGGCTGCCGAACCTCCAGGGGCGCGCGCCGATCCACATGGGAAACGGCCACACGCTCGGCGAGCGGGGAGGCGAACAGGCGCACACGCTCTCCATCTCCGAGATCCCCACGCACGTCCACATGGTCAACGCGGCGAAGGCCGCGACGGGCGGCAGCGCAAACCCCGCGAACCAGTTTCTCGGCGGTGCGAACAACGCGTACCACGCCCCGGCTTCCTTGGCGACGCTGACCCCCCAGACGCTCACGAACGTCGGCGGCTCTCAGGCGCACCTCAACATGCAGCCGTTCCTGACGCTGAACTTCTCGATCGCCCTTCAGGGCATCTTCCCGAGTCAGACCTAG
- a CDS encoding GntR family transcriptional regulator: MSRGLFVDPSDAVPLWKQIEENVRRLVASGALKPGATVPSVRDLARELSINPATVAKGYQRLVDAGILAVKRGEGTFVADKPPAPARGERDRELDAGATRYASLALTLGASSEEAVEHVKRRLGVLRRKKEGAAE, translated from the coding sequence GTGAGCCGCGGCCTCTTCGTCGACCCCTCCGATGCCGTCCCTCTCTGGAAGCAGATCGAGGAGAACGTGCGGCGTCTCGTCGCGTCCGGGGCTCTGAAGCCCGGCGCCACCGTCCCGTCGGTGCGCGACCTCGCCCGCGAGCTCTCGATCAACCCCGCCACGGTGGCCAAGGGCTACCAGCGCCTCGTGGACGCCGGGATCCTCGCCGTGAAACGCGGCGAGGGCACGTTCGTGGCCGACAAGCCGCCCGCGCCCGCGCGCGGCGAGCGCGACAGAGAGCTCGACGCGGGCGCAACGCGCTATGCGTCGCTCGCTCTGACACTGGGCGCGAGCAGCGAAGAAGCGGTGGAGCACGTGAAACGCAGGCTGGGAGTTCTTAGAAGGAAGAAAGAGGGAGCGGCGGAATGA